A window of Triplophysa dalaica isolate WHDGS20190420 chromosome 12, ASM1584641v1, whole genome shotgun sequence genomic DNA:
tggttatatcacttacaattacagtatatagtcttattttaataatttcatatatatttcaattttcgtaaataatttgttgctgcgttaaattatgtctataatccaaattgcttgtacagtcatttcgacaaataaatattgagttaatttctttgacttgtgaaggtgaaagctgtataactaatgtaattttttttgcaatttgatattgatcatattttctccttgtgtattgtaatgccattgagttctcctcttttgtgtagttttacataataaaccaacacttttatctgttcccaagaaagtggtgtctgaaatatgtgcagtaagtggacatttataactttacatcaaaaggaaagaaagtgcaacactttgtaaaacccatttttcttttgcacaggacagtgaagaaaccctctcagatgactgtcctttggaggaattacttgtaagtgcacaaataactttatttaatttataggtgtggacacattatttctgactgcaatataGGAGGAGGAAACGCCTACAGACAGGCCTacagcacaaaaatatacagaggtcggcagtctacttttcctttttctgttgcatgaggcttgttgagtttttttttttttttaatggcacagggggatatccgtaccctatataaacagaatcttcaacataaaattgagtattttgctcttaaaaaaacaaaaattaaggggagaaattgaacttgacaccttaaagaagaaaaaactggcactagagattgagttgctTCAAAAGAAACTTCAGAGTAATTGCTTAAAccctatttttcacaaagagcactattgctgcccttggataactatatatcttattgcaggcaaaagatgaccatcactggcttttcttgagaaacaatcattgaaataaaactccatgaactaagcatgttgtcttctattattcatttaatgaaagtttatgtgtaaaaaaaagaattcataaaATCGTGTTCCACAATACTGTCCtgtgcagctctgccactattggtccaagtgcactggctggaggtcatcatcaggctgcacctccaccacaggggtcctctccaggtgcaaccctcagacccttaagacactgaaatcttcctttagttggccaaaggtcatttcaatgcgtggccttgtcctggctagagctgcattgtaacgggtttgtggtccagggaatggtgtcatgaagtactgcctgccTGAAGGCATAGCCCCTGTCGCCAAACAGGATCCCATCGTCAGCACCTGggaaaatgcagttttgataggctcagaataaaattatgtaatacagtgagttttaaataatttttccttaccacgttcaaataatgtgcataaatgtgactctctgaaaatcTTGGAGTCACCcacagaaccaggccatgtggcttccacatttgtgatgtggaacatggagtcgcacaccatctaaaatatttgaaatcagtctgcatactttttgattacgttacttttatttatttattgcttatctGGAATAAGAATAATTGTtatagtaatttacttgcacatttacactgtgaaatccctttctgttcaaaaaatccccttcatttgggccaggtggggccttgatggggacctgtgtgcagtctatggcacaaataacattagggaagcctgaggaacaaatactgtaaatcctaggctactttttggcatgatcatgattccatgatcttcattaacaattataatgtacctacaatggcaaaaaaaatctgcttcacagcctgtggtcttaagtggcatggaaataccacaaagccccctaaaaactgtttgagtgacagataaactttgcgagtggcacgacatacagcatttttacccaggtattctgcatctccaatagtgtaaaggaaagtgccactcgcaaagaaaACCCCGACTGCGACGAGTcgaacatttaacgtgtggctccaacaagttgataatgtatATTACACCCTCCAGAGAAAAACgatatctctcaatcagtagattatCGCGCTGCGCTAAAGGATCCTGTCGATCTCGCAAAAAgcgattaattcgaaaagctcttTGAATTATTCTGGTACCTTCAGCAACGCATTCCTGACGTAAAAACGGACAAGACATGTCTGCgaaagacttcccatatcacctccgcttataaagccgtgatctaatcctgtttacatgaagtaagcctgctcccgagcaggttcaagcttacggacctgttgctatgacagcaagtccaggatgagcttcgaagaaccaaacaatccaagatcatgccaaatcgtcaacaatcaaatccagctaaccgagttagcgacgtacgaagaacgggcccctggtCCAATGACGAAGTTTTCTCCTCAGGAAGCTTTAAACTCGCGCTTGCATGGTGCGTGCACATGATTGGCGAACTGTTGCTAGGTTACGTGACGTGCTCTGGTCAAAGGTAGTTCTGAGCAGGTCCAGCTCAGGTTTTAAGCGATTTAAGTGCTTGTTCATGGTGGAattttatccatccatccatccattttctaccgcttatccgaactacctcgggtcacggggagcctgcgcctatctcaggagtcatcgggcatcaaggcaggatacaccctggatggagtgccaacccatcgcagggcacacacactcactcattcactcacgtactcacaccctacggacaatttttccagagatgccaatcaacctaccatgcatgtctttggaccaggggaggaaaccggagtacccggaggaaacccccgaggcacggggagaacatgcaaactccacacacacaagtcggaagcgggaatcgaacccccaaccctggaggtgtgaggcgaacgtgctaaccactaagccaccgtgcccccctgtggaactttataatatatgtaaataagatTAAAACGGGTACGGTCAATACCTTTTCTATatgaaaattgaaattgaaCTGTATACggaaaaaatcatttaaaacaatgatgtGATAAAGTGGTAAACACTTCCAACTCAGTTTTGTGGGCATAACAAGACTATAGTTATTGAGAATATTGACAATGCTTTTGATAATTTATCTGACTATTGCCtatttataatttgttatattttgctATTCACCCAGTATGTGACACACTAAAGACATTGGAAATTAGTAGTCTACTTGAATGCAGTTTCCCAAAGGAAGGCCAGGGCATTGAGATCAtagtaaatgattaaaaatgtcattacatAAGCTtaaatcacaaaacattaatatataatatttcacCAAATAACACAAAGCAAAGTTAACACATGAGAAAAAGGCAATAGCCTTTAAATTGAGTTTGTGATATAATTTCGGGTGACTTCGCACACCCATATGAAGTCTCTTATCCTTCCACATAATTTAATCTATGACTAACAGCTCTCACAACCCAGAATtatcttgttgtttttaatcCTTTCCCCAACTAAAGAGACTTAGAGAGAGTTGAGATCCTAAATAACTATATAGCCTACTGAGGGCTTAATGGGTTCCTTTTAATGCagtggtgctatatagcaccttAACAACCCCAAAGAACCAATgaagaaccgctgaagaaccatacaggtGCTTAACTGGTTCTTTATACAGTAgcggtgctatatagcacctcaatcatcccaaagaaccggtGAAGAACCagtgaagaaccattttttttctgtgtgtatcTGGCATATGTCAGAGATATGAGATATGTCAGACATCTTCCTTAACAATGTTCAAAGCGGATCTACAGACGATGAAACGATCTTAAGCAGACGTCTCCGCGAGgtacgtgtgctatctgggtttGCTCTAGATCCTGTTTGGGGAAGTAACATTACTTATGGCCATGAGATAACGTAAAGtttataatatcattaatgcATTCGCTGGACGAATGCATACAAACATAGATATACTTGATTTAACCAATCAGACACcgcaaaatatgtatatttaataacgattattatacttattttcctttgagctaaactaattccttaactgaaattgattttttttttgatttcaCAACAATAGAAATCAAAAGGAACACAATGCAATCTACATATAAATCCACAACTGCTCCAGACTGTACACATGATATCACAAGTAAAGgcaaagaacaaaaacaaatacatgcagtaaaatctaaataatataaaagtattaCTATATAACCTTCATGACTCTCCTCCCAACGCATCACTCTACTTAAATCTTAAGTGTCTAATACCCTCTGGACCCCCTTTTATAAGAATCAACTTATTATTATCCACATTACAAAAAAGAAGTATGTCACTCTTCCAAAACAAAATCACCCTTAAAAATAATCACTCGTAAACTGGTCGGGAGATGTTCTAACACTGGCCTCCATATCCAGTCAAAGATGGTGTTGTTTCCCCTAATCACAGCAGTTAGCCTTTCCATAGGCAGGATTCTAAAGATCTCACCATACCAAAGTGAAAGAGATGGAGATTTAGGAGTGATCCACATAATCAAAAGTAGCAAAAGTTTATCACATAGCAAAAAACCATTAGCATCCAAAGCAATATCTTTCGGGGGCAAGCCTACCAGGAAATACCTGGGTCCTTATTAAATGGTATGTAAAAATTAAACCCAACTGGCGTGCTATGAGGTCCCAGAACATTGAAATGGCTGGACAGTGCCAAAAACAGTGCATAAAGGTGCCTATTTCCCTCTGGCATTTGTAACACAGTGAGGAATGTTGTTTATCCAACTTATTAAGTATGTGCGGGGTAATAAATAGCCTAAGGAGAATTTTGAAATAAGGTGTTGCGTCCGCTACAGACGCAACAGGACCTGCTCCAATTCGCAACCCCTTGGCGACTCATCTTGAAGTTTAACAGCGGCATCAACAAAATGTCGAATCTGAAGGTAGCCCCAAAAATGTTTGCGTCCAAACTTAAACTTTTCCTGTAATTGGCCGAAAGTCATAAAAGAAGTGTCATAATATAAATCACTAATCGTCTTAATCCCCACTGCATGCCATTtgtgaaatatagatttttttacccCGGGGAGAAAGTCTCTATTGTGAATTAAAGGTGTCAGAGTTGAAAGAATGCCTCTTCACCCTGCAAAAGCCATCATGTCCTGCCACATTTTCACTGTGTTAAATAAGATAGGGTTGTTTCTTATATTGGGCATAGACTTAAGACCCTTATGATTCGTAAGCAGATTTAGTAAAGAAAAAGGCAGTGCAGCCCACTCATCCACACAAGTTGCAGGGTCAAGATGAGAATGCAGCCATATGCAAATTGTACGGGTATGGCAGGCCCAGTTGTAATACTTCAAATTAGGTAATGCCTGCCCTCCCCTATCTACCGGTTACTGTAGGATTTTCATCCTTACCCTAGGCCTTTTCCCCCTCCAAATAAACTTTGAGAAAGTTCTTTTCAAACCAGTTATACTTTTAATGGGAAATCTAAGTGGCCACATTTGCATAGGGTATAAGATTCTAGGAAGGATGTTCATTCAttgaaacaggttttaaagtctcaaaagagaaactgcaatgggtAAAAATTAAGGTGACCTATTTGGGACATGTGCTTACGCAGGGTCTTAGAGCAATATCCACAGACagggtccagctgatcagaaaTGTTAAGTCCCCATTAACAGTTCAGCAGCTACAAAGCCTcctgggactaattaactattgtagacagtggatacctgactgCGCAATTCATGATATGCACCTGACGGGTTTGATAGATCACAAAACTCCGCCAAACACACCACTGACGTGGACTGCGGAAgcagatgaacatttcaatgcctTGAAAGCAGCTATCACAACCGCACCAGCATTGGACCTGCCGGACACcaccaagccttttcacttgcacGCTAGGGAGACAGTGGGTGCAGCCTTAGGGGTCCTTTTGCAACAGCATGGCTCGACATATAGGCCAGTagcatatctgtctaaaaagttagataacatagtcacaggtatgccagcttgtcttcgtgctgtggctGCAGCGGCTCTGATTGtgcagatggctgagaaaactgttctGTCTTCTCTCGagggtggggcagccaagggcTATGACGagatcccccaggtggagcgtgcgGTTGCGGTGCACCTatgcccgcagacggctgccacctggaggaatAGACCTCGCCTTCCGTCCAAAGcctgtaagacttcggcatccctggtggcgaaggcttacagtgctgcgggccaggctgcctcctctctccacgccatggccatcctgcaggtccatcaGGCTAAGGCGTTGAGAGAGTTCCACGAGGGCAAGGCCGACCCGGGTGTTATGCAGGaactccgtgccgccactgacctcgctctacAGGCGACTAAGGTGACGACAcaggccctgggtcggacgatgtccacactagtggtccaggagagacacctctggctcaaCCTTGCGAGGATGAGTGACCTGTGAGGATGAGAGGCAGGGACACCTCCAAacttcgggcagaggtctccacccttctggcgaaacaggaaATCGAGTCTGTCCCTGAAGCCaagatgttcagcgggttttacagcccgtacttcatcgttcccaaaaaagacggagggttgcgccccatcctagatctgcgtaccctggacaagcaccttcacaagttgccattcaggatgctcacgcagaggcgcatcctgacctctatcaggtgtcaggattggttcgtggcaatcgacctgaaggacacttactttcatgtctcgatcctccctcgacaccggccgttcctacggttcgggTTCGAGGGGttggcatatcagtacagagtcctccctttcggtctgtccctgcgggtactaaactatatcaacgactggcttatcttagCACACTCGtaagatctgttgtgtacacagagggaccggatgttccggcatctagatcgattgggatttcaggtcaaccgagaaaagagaacactccccagtgcagagcatcctctttctcggtatggaactaaagGGAAGAGGATCAAAAAGTATTACTGTTTGCGCcatactggcccaaccgcacttggttctcggagctaatgctcttgacaacaactcccccctggcccattcccctgacagatgacctgctctctcaggggatgggcacgttctggcatcccaggccagagctctggaacctccatgtctggtctctggacgggacgaggagatcctgagcagGTTACACCCCTCTGTGGCTGAAACCATTGCACAGACCAGGGCCccatccactaggcggttatacgcctacaaatggcgcctcttctaGTCCTGGTGTCTCGCACAACGAGAAGACCCACGGAGATGCTCGAtcgggatcgtgttgtccttcctGCAACAGAGATTAGAGACTAACATcaccccttccacactgaaagtatATGTAGCCGCAATTGcctctcatcacgactcagtggATGGAAAATCTCTCTTCCCGTAACCAAGTGGTGAATTTGCAGGCgatccccatcggggaggaagacccaacccgatctgtgttgtgtccagtactctacttggaccgcacgcagagcttcaggagctctgatcagctctttgtctgtgttggaggacagcagaaggggaaggctgtctccaagcagagattagcgcactggatcgtggatgccgtcACGACGGCATACCGGTAACAGAATCTCCCATGTCCATTGGCGGTTacagctcactccacacggggtatagccacctcatGGGCACTGGGCAGAGGCGCGTCTCTAGCaaacatttgtagagctgcgggttgggctacgcccaacacCTTcacaaggttttacaacctccgcgtaaacccggtgtcagcccacgtccagcatggcgacatgtaggactggcatttGGGAGGTCGTATGCCTGcaaaagcaccttcccaccctccaagatgTCCGATCATTATGATATCTACCttttttcttacccaaacacatggcttaGAAACTGGTACcccaccaaccttccttcttacccaaacactggttaagaacaggcattccatccatcactaaacaagcaccccctgggggttggctgggcagagcagccttacCCCTTAGGCTGGGATatcatatgacctatcacagatagctctaaccggacctagtgccaccagacgtctgtaacaccccctccgtgggctgttccgtctgatgtatcctcatgagaatggttcccactcctggtaacccatgaacttccccaggtggacctccacctcgcgttCC
This region includes:
- the LOC130433142 gene encoding putative nuclease HARBI1, with amino-acid sequence MSCPFLRQECVAEDCTQVPIKAPPGPNEGDFLNRKGFHSVNVQMVCDSMFHITNVEATWPGSVGDSKIFRESHLCTLFERGADDGILFGDRGYAFRQAVLHDTIPWTTNPLQCSSSQDKATH